In a genomic window of Balaenoptera ricei isolate mBalRic1 chromosome 3, mBalRic1.hap2, whole genome shotgun sequence:
- the C3H5orf22 gene encoding UPF0489 protein C5orf22 homolog isoform X1, which translates to MSEFTGESARLRRYHELPVWVVEDHQEVLPFIYRAIGSKHLPASNISFVHFDSHPDLLIPVNMPADTVFDKETLFGELSIENWIIPAVYAGHFSHVIWLHPTWAQQIREGRHHFLVGKDTSTTTIRVTSTDHYFLSDGLYVTEDQLENQKPLQLDVIMVKPYKLCNNQEENDAVSSAKKPKLALEDAENTASTNGESCSEGLENDSVTQRRDQTCLRPSCSCSSESQECHTSVSTGEILEILEKGDAFVLDIDLDFFSVKNPFKEMFTQEEYKILQELYQFKKPGTNLTEEDLVDCVDTRIHQLEDLEAAFADLCDGDDEETVQKWASNPGMESLVPLVQSLKKRMEAPDYEMVHQAGLTCDYSELPHHISTEQEIEYLIQSVYYVLKNLPKPTVVTIARSSLDDYCPSEQVDTIQEKVISVLRSLYGPLDVHLVYSAESTSS; encoded by the exons ATGAGCGAGTTCACGGGAGAGAGCGCCCGGCTCCGGCGCTACCATGAACTCCCGGTGTGGGTGGTGGAGGATCATCAGGAG GTTCTGCCCTTTATATACCGGGCCATTGGCTCAAAGCATCTTCCTGCAAGTAATATAAGTTTTGTGCATTTTGATTCACATCCAGACCTCCTTATTCCTGTGAATATGCCAGCTGACACTGTATTTGATAAGGAAACACTTTTTGG AGAATTAAGTATCGAGAATTGGATTATACCTGCAGTTTATGCTGGCCATTTTTCCCATGTAATATGGCTTCATCCCACATGGGCTCAGCAAATCAGAGAGGGCAGACATCATTTTTTAGTAGGCAAAGACACTTCGACCACAACAATCAG GGTTACAAGTACAGATCATTACTTTCTAAGTGATGGTCTTTATGTAACTGAAGACCAGCTAGAGAACCAAAAACCTTTACAATTGGATGTAATTATGGTGAAACCTTATAAACTCTGTAACAATCAAGAAGAAAATGACGCAGTGTCTTCTGCTAAGAAGCCAAAGCTAGCACTGGAGGACGCAGAGAACACTGCCTCTACTAATGGTGAATCTTGTTCAGAAGGACTGGAAAATGACTCAGTGACACAGAGAAGAGACCAAACTTGTCTACGACCATCATGTTCATGTTCTTCTGAAAGCCAAGAATGCCACACTTCAGTCAGCACTGGAGAAATCCTGGAAATTTTGGAGAAAGGGGATGCATTTGTTTTAGATAttgacttagattttttttcagtcaagaaTCCCTTCAAAGAAATGTTCACTCAG gagGAGTACAAAATCTTACAAGAGCTGTACCAATTTAAAAAGCCTGGTACCAACCTGACAGAG GAAGATTTGGTAGATTGTGTTGATACTCGAATTCATCAGTTAGAAGATTTAGAAGCTGCTTTTGCCGATTtgtgtgatggtgatgatgaagaaACTGTACAGAAATGGGCTTCAAATCCTGG AATGGAATCACTAGTTCCACTGGTACAAAGTTTGAAAAAACGGATGGAAGCGCCGGACTATGAAATG GTTCACCAGGCTGGTCTAACCTGTGATTATTCAGAACTTCCTCACCATATCAGCACAGAACAAGAAATTGAATATCTTATTCAATCTGTGTATTACGTTCTAAAAAATTTGCCAAAACCTACTGTAGTGACAATTGCAAG GTCAAGTCTGGATGATTACTGTCCTTCTGAGCAAGTTGACACCATTCAAGAAAAAGTCATCAGTGTGCTACGCTCCCTCTATGGGCCTCTAGACGTTCACCTGGTGTATTCAGCAGAGTCCACTTCATCTTGA
- the C3H5orf22 gene encoding UPF0489 protein C5orf22 homolog isoform X3, with protein MVKPYKLCNNQEENDAVSSAKKPKLALEDAENTASTNGESCSEGLENDSVTQRRDQTCLRPSCSCSSESQECHTSVSTGEILEILEKGDAFVLDIDLDFFSVKNPFKEMFTQEEYKILQELYQFKKPGTNLTEEDLVDCVDTRIHQLEDLEAAFADLCDGDDEETVQKWASNPGMESLVPLVQSLKKRMEAPDYEMVHQAGLTCDYSELPHHISTEQEIEYLIQSVYYVLKNLPKPTVVTIARSSLDDYCPSEQVDTIQEKVISVLRSLYGPLDVHLVYSAESTSS; from the exons ATGGTGAAACCTTATAAACTCTGTAACAATCAAGAAGAAAATGACGCAGTGTCTTCTGCTAAGAAGCCAAAGCTAGCACTGGAGGACGCAGAGAACACTGCCTCTACTAATGGTGAATCTTGTTCAGAAGGACTGGAAAATGACTCAGTGACACAGAGAAGAGACCAAACTTGTCTACGACCATCATGTTCATGTTCTTCTGAAAGCCAAGAATGCCACACTTCAGTCAGCACTGGAGAAATCCTGGAAATTTTGGAGAAAGGGGATGCATTTGTTTTAGATAttgacttagattttttttcagtcaagaaTCCCTTCAAAGAAATGTTCACTCAG gagGAGTACAAAATCTTACAAGAGCTGTACCAATTTAAAAAGCCTGGTACCAACCTGACAGAG GAAGATTTGGTAGATTGTGTTGATACTCGAATTCATCAGTTAGAAGATTTAGAAGCTGCTTTTGCCGATTtgtgtgatggtgatgatgaagaaACTGTACAGAAATGGGCTTCAAATCCTGG AATGGAATCACTAGTTCCACTGGTACAAAGTTTGAAAAAACGGATGGAAGCGCCGGACTATGAAATG GTTCACCAGGCTGGTCTAACCTGTGATTATTCAGAACTTCCTCACCATATCAGCACAGAACAAGAAATTGAATATCTTATTCAATCTGTGTATTACGTTCTAAAAAATTTGCCAAAACCTACTGTAGTGACAATTGCAAG GTCAAGTCTGGATGATTACTGTCCTTCTGAGCAAGTTGACACCATTCAAGAAAAAGTCATCAGTGTGCTACGCTCCCTCTATGGGCCTCTAGACGTTCACCTGGTGTATTCAGCAGAGTCCACTTCATCTTGA
- the C3H5orf22 gene encoding UPF0489 protein C5orf22 homolog isoform X2, whose amino-acid sequence MNSRCGWWRIIRRELSIENWIIPAVYAGHFSHVIWLHPTWAQQIREGRHHFLVGKDTSTTTIRVTSTDHYFLSDGLYVTEDQLENQKPLQLDVIMVKPYKLCNNQEENDAVSSAKKPKLALEDAENTASTNGESCSEGLENDSVTQRRDQTCLRPSCSCSSESQECHTSVSTGEILEILEKGDAFVLDIDLDFFSVKNPFKEMFTQEEYKILQELYQFKKPGTNLTEEDLVDCVDTRIHQLEDLEAAFADLCDGDDEETVQKWASNPGMESLVPLVQSLKKRMEAPDYEMVHQAGLTCDYSELPHHISTEQEIEYLIQSVYYVLKNLPKPTVVTIARSSLDDYCPSEQVDTIQEKVISVLRSLYGPLDVHLVYSAESTSS is encoded by the exons ATGAACTCCCGGTGTGGGTGGTGGAGGATCATCAGGAG AGAATTAAGTATCGAGAATTGGATTATACCTGCAGTTTATGCTGGCCATTTTTCCCATGTAATATGGCTTCATCCCACATGGGCTCAGCAAATCAGAGAGGGCAGACATCATTTTTTAGTAGGCAAAGACACTTCGACCACAACAATCAG GGTTACAAGTACAGATCATTACTTTCTAAGTGATGGTCTTTATGTAACTGAAGACCAGCTAGAGAACCAAAAACCTTTACAATTGGATGTAATTATGGTGAAACCTTATAAACTCTGTAACAATCAAGAAGAAAATGACGCAGTGTCTTCTGCTAAGAAGCCAAAGCTAGCACTGGAGGACGCAGAGAACACTGCCTCTACTAATGGTGAATCTTGTTCAGAAGGACTGGAAAATGACTCAGTGACACAGAGAAGAGACCAAACTTGTCTACGACCATCATGTTCATGTTCTTCTGAAAGCCAAGAATGCCACACTTCAGTCAGCACTGGAGAAATCCTGGAAATTTTGGAGAAAGGGGATGCATTTGTTTTAGATAttgacttagattttttttcagtcaagaaTCCCTTCAAAGAAATGTTCACTCAG gagGAGTACAAAATCTTACAAGAGCTGTACCAATTTAAAAAGCCTGGTACCAACCTGACAGAG GAAGATTTGGTAGATTGTGTTGATACTCGAATTCATCAGTTAGAAGATTTAGAAGCTGCTTTTGCCGATTtgtgtgatggtgatgatgaagaaACTGTACAGAAATGGGCTTCAAATCCTGG AATGGAATCACTAGTTCCACTGGTACAAAGTTTGAAAAAACGGATGGAAGCGCCGGACTATGAAATG GTTCACCAGGCTGGTCTAACCTGTGATTATTCAGAACTTCCTCACCATATCAGCACAGAACAAGAAATTGAATATCTTATTCAATCTGTGTATTACGTTCTAAAAAATTTGCCAAAACCTACTGTAGTGACAATTGCAAG GTCAAGTCTGGATGATTACTGTCCTTCTGAGCAAGTTGACACCATTCAAGAAAAAGTCATCAGTGTGCTACGCTCCCTCTATGGGCCTCTAGACGTTCACCTGGTGTATTCAGCAGAGTCCACTTCATCTTGA